ACCCTCGGTGTCGTCCGGAAGCCCGCGTACACGGCCGACGCGAAGCTGGTGGTCGGCAAGACGGTCCAGTTGAACAACCTGGCGGCCATCCCCGGTCTCGCCGCCGCCGGCCAACAGATCGCCTCGGACTACAGCCGCCTCATCTCGACCGCGATCGTGACGCGCGAGGTCGCCAAGAGGTTCCACGGGTCGCTGGGCGGCAGCCTGTCGGCCTCGCCGATCCCCCAGTCGCCCGTCATCGACGTGCAGGCGAAGGCCCAGTCGAGCGCGCACGCCGTCGCGCTCGCCAACGCGGGTTCCGCGGCCCTGGTTGACGCCGTCAACCAGCTCAATGAGCAGCAGTCGAAGACGACGGCCAACCTCCTGCAGGAGTACGAGCAGATCGACTCGGTCCTGCTGAACGACAGTCGCACCCTTGCGTCGTTGCAGGCGCAACAGACAGCCAGTCCGACCGACACCCGCATCGCCCAAGAAGTGGTCAACGCGCAGACCGTCGTCGACAGCGACAAGGTTCAGCTGAACGCGATCGCGAGCGCCTACGCCGACACCTTCTCGCCGAGCAAGCTGAACGAGCAGCTCGTGCAGCCGGTCGGGCCGGCGGGGGCGACCGGGAACGACCGCACGACCTTCCTCGAGATCGCGGTGATCGCGGCTCTCGTCGGGGGGTCCGTCATCGCGTGTGGGGCCGCGGTGTTCGTGGACCTGCGCCGGCGCAACCGAGCGTGACCGACCCGTGCTGACCACCGGCTGCGCCCACGCGCCCGCCCGTCTCCACGAGCGGGCTCCGAGATCAGTCCCGGCCCGGGCCGGCTGAGTCGGCCGTCGGCACCGTTGTCCCTGTCCGAGCCGCCGGACGTCGAGCGCACCCCCCTCCCGACGGTGCTGCTCAGCCTCAGCATCGTCGCCGAGGTCTTCTCGGGGAACTGGAAGTACATCCACGTGCCGCTCGGCGGCGACCGAATCCTGTTCGGTCTCGGCGTGGTGTGCCTGGTCCTGGGCGGCACCGCGGCCGTGGCGAAACGCAAGCTCCGTCCCCGGCCGATCCACGGGCTGCTCCTCGTCACGGCCGTCTACGCCCTCGGGTCTGCGATTGCCGCGCACACGATCACCCACTCGACCGGGCAGTTCGCCCTGCTCGATCGGCTGGGCTTCATCCCCTTCCTCATGTTCTGCCTGGCCCCCCTCGTGTTCGGGCAGGCCAAGCAGCG
Above is a window of Acidimicrobiia bacterium DNA encoding:
- a CDS encoding Wzz/FepE/Etk N-terminal domain-containing protein; translated protein: MRQLLTPEEKREAVNLIESGRSLTAVSQKFDVPESVLRGLARETRNRSRRGDGARAEVELTEDGPVETAPPARRQPERIVFVPQRAAANFARRVSVALVERGRRPYVSPGRSALNHWRLVAAVVAAAVLAALTLGVVRKPAYTADAKLVVGKTVQLNNLAAIPGLAAAGQQIASDYSRLISTAIVTREVAKRFHGSLGGSLSASPIPQSPVIDVQAKAQSSAHAVALANAGSAALVDAVNQLNEQQSKTTANLLQEYEQIDSVLLNDSRTLASLQAQQTASPTDTRIAQEVVNAQTVVDSDKVQLNAIASAYADTFSPSKLNEQLVQPVGPAGATGNDRTTFLEIAVIAALVGGSVIACGAAVFVDLRRRNRA